GAGGTCGAGCGCAGCCACCACGAGGTCGGCACGGCCGGTCAGATGGAGATCAACTACAAGTTCAACACCCTGCTGCAGTCGGGTGATGACGTCATGAAGTTCAAGTACGTCATCAAGAACGTCGCGTTCCAGAACGGACGCTCGGCGACGTTCATGCCGAAGCCGTTGTTCGGCGACAACGGTTCGGGTATGCACACGCACCAGTCGTTGTGGAAGGACGGCGAGCCGCTGTTCTACGACGAGCGTGGTTACGGTGGCCTGTCGGACATCGCTCGCTGGTACATCGGTGGTCTGCTCAAGCACGCGCCGTCGCTGCTCGCGTTCACGAACCCGACGGTCAACTCCTACCACCGTCTCGTACCGGGTTACGAGGCGCCGGTGAACCTCGTGTACTCCGCGCGCAACCGTTCCGCGTGCGTGCGTATCCCGATCACGGGCACATCGCCGAAGGCGAAGCGTGTCGAGTTCCGTGTCCCGGACCCGTCGGCGAACCCGTACCTGTGCTTCGCGGCGCAGCTGATGGCGGGCCTCGACGGCATCAAGAACCGCATCGAGCCGCCGGAGCCGGTCGACAAGGACCTGTACGAGCTGCCGCCCGAGGAGCACGAGGCCATTCAGCAGGTTCCGGGTTCGCTCGGTGACGTGCTCGACGCGCTCGAGGCCGACCACGAGTATCTGCTCGAGGGTGACGTGTTCACGGAGGACCTCATCGAGACGTGGATCGAGTACAAGCGTCTGAACGAGATCGACCCGATTCGTTTCCGTCCGCACCCGCACGAGTTCGAGATGTACTACGACATCTGAGCCTGGGAGGCAAAGGCCGAGCGGGTTCAGATGTCGGAGAAAAAATGGTCATCTGAACCACCTTTGCATCTGGAGGCGAAGGTTGAGGGCCCGAGGCGGGCAGCGAGCGTGAGCGAGCTGCCCCCCCGGGCCCTCTGTCGTGGCCGAGCGGGTTCAGATGCCGGAGAAAAAATGGTCATCTGAACCGATCTTCAACGCCAGCCCCGCCGTAGCCGAGGAGGATGACCAACGGCCAGCTACGGTGGGCGTCATGGCTGACAACCTCGAATCTGAGATCTTCATCGCTGCTCCCCCGGAGCAGGTGTGGCCGCTCGTCAGTGACCTGCGGCGGATGCCGCAGTGGTCACCGCAGTGTCGCAAGGTGATTGCGCGGGGCCCGATCCGCCGTGGCACGTTCATGCTCAACGTCAATCGTGACGGCAATCTGTGGTGGCCGACGCGTGCCAAGGTGACTGATTTTCACGACCTGCAGCGCGTCGCTTTCCGGGTGCTCGACAACGGCACGACGTGGAGCTTCACGCTCACGCCGCAGGACGGCGGCACCGTGCTGACGCAGCGACGTGACGTGCCGCCGAGCGGTACGTCGAAGGTGTCGGCGCTGCTCGTCGACAAGGTGCTCGGCGGTGAGGACCACTTCGAGGCCAACCTCGTCGCCGGCATGAACACGACGCATCCGCGCATCCGTGCAGCCGTCGAGGCGCGCTCAGCTCAGGAGTGATAGCCGACGGCTTGGCGCAGCGGGCCCGTCCTCGACCTGAGCCGGCGCGACTCGCGTCGTGCCCAAGAGATGCAGCCCCCGTTCTTGCGCCCAAGTGCACCCGGGTGCACTTGGGCGCAAGAACGGGGTTCACTTCCCCAGGGTGCCGATTTCTCAGGGCGTGAGTCAGACGTTGGCGGACGCTGGGTGCACGATCTCGGACGCGTCGAGACGGTCGAGAATCCACGCGGTCTCGAACGCCGCTTCCTTCCACGCCTCGTACCGCCCGCTGACGCCGCCGTGGCCCGCGACCATCTCGGTCTTGAGCAGAATCGGTCGCTCGTTCTGGTCACTCGTGACGGTGCGGCGCAGCATCTGCACCCACTTCGCGGGTTCGACGTAGAACACACGCGTGTCGTTGAGGCTCGTCGTCGCGAGCACCGACGGGTAGTCGACGTCGCGGACGTTCTCGTACGGCGTGTAACTCTTCATGTACGCGTACACGTCCGGGTCGGCGAGCGGGTTGCCCCACTCCTCCCACTCCCCCTGCGTCAGCGGCAGCGACGGGTCGAGCGTCGTCGTCAACGCGTCGACGAACGGCACCTGCGCGTGCACGGCGCAGAACAGCTCAGGCGCCTCGTTGATCGCCGCGCCGATGAGGAGGCCGCCAGCCGAACCACCCTCGGCCGCAAGGCGATCGGGGGCCGCCCACCCCGTCTCGACGAGGTGACGCCCCGCCGCGACGAAGTCGGTGAATGTGTTCTTCTTGTGCTCGAGCCGCCCGTCGAGATACCAGGATCGGCCCATCTCACCGCCACCGCGCACGTGCGCGATGGCGAACACGACGCCGCGCTGCAGCAGGCTGAGCCGCAGGACGGAGAAATACGGGTCGATCGACGACTCGTACGAGCCGTACCCGTACAGCAGCACGGGGTTCGTCCCGTCGGGCGTGACGTCGCGGTGCGCCACGAGCGAGACCGGCACCTGGGCGCCGTCGGGAGCCGTCACCCACAGACGGTGCTGCTGGTAGTCGGCCGGGTCGTGGCCGCCCAGCACCTCGCGACGCTTGAGCAGCGTCACCTCGTCCGTCGTCGTGTCCCAGTCGTAGATGGCGCGCGGCTCGATGAACGACTCTGTTGCGACCATGAGCGTCGTCGCCTCGTACGTCGGGTTCGCCCCGACACCGACGACGGTGAGCTCCCCCGCGAACGGCAGCTCGCGCGCCGCCCCGAAACCGTCGCCCTCCTTGGGCAGGAGCCGCACGGTCGGCAGGCCGCCGGCGCGCAGCCCGACGAGCATGAAGTCGCGGTAGGCGGAGACCCCGAGGATGCGCTCGCCCTCGGCGCCCACGAGCAACGGCTGCCAGTTGTCGACGCCGGGGTCGGCGAGCGGCGCCACGGCCACGTCGAAGTCGACGCGGTCACGGTTGTGCACGATGTAGAGCCGGTCCCCGTCGATCTCGATGTCGTAGTCGAGCCCCTCGGTGCGCGGCTGCACGACGCGCCAGCCGGCGGCCTCGTCGTGCAGATCCATGAGGTGGAACTCGGAGGTGTTCTTCGACCCCATCGACAGGATGAGCCACCGATCGTCATGCGTGCCGCCGATGCCGAGCCAGAAGGCCGCGTCGTCCTCCTGGTAGAGCAGCACGTCCTCGCTCGGGTCGGTGCCGACGACGTGACGCCACACCTGGTGCGGGCGCCACGACTCGTCGACGCGCGTGTAGAAGTACGCATCCCCCGCAGCCGACCACACGAGGCCGTACCCGACGTCGGTGACGCTCTCCTCGATCGTCTCGCCCGTGGCGATGTCGCGCACCGTGACGGCGTAGCGCTCGTCACCCGCGAAGTCCATGAGCGCGGCGAGCCGGTTCTGGTCGGGCGTCAGCGCGAGTGCGCCGACCGAGTAGAACTCCTTGCCCTCGGCCTCGACGTTGCCGTCGAGCAGCACCTGCTCCCCCGCGAGCGCCTCCCCCGGCCGCGGCGTCGGACGGGCCTCACCGTCACGGTACGGTGCGCGGCAGCTGATGCCGTACTGCTTTCCCTCGAGGGTGCGCGTGTAGTACCACCAGTCCTTGTCGCGCACCGGGATCGACAGATCGGTCTCCTTCGTGCGCGACTTGATCTCGTCGAAGAGACGCTCGCGCAGCGGCTCCTGCGCCGCGAGCACGGCGTCGGTGTAGGCGTTCTCCGCGTTCAGATGCGCGATGACGTCGGGGTTGCTCTTGTCGCGCAGCCACTCGTAGTCGTCGACGAAGACGTCCCCGTGGTGGGTGCGCTGCGTCGGCACGCGACGAGCGATCGGCGGCATCGGCTGAGTCGCCGTGGTGTCGGTCATGGGTGTTCCTTCCGAACGGTCGTCGTGCGTCAGCCGAGGCACGAGGGGCCCAGGAGGGCCTTGAGGTCACCGAACAGCGCGGGCGTCGCGTTGACGCGCAGGCTGTCGTCGAGCTTGACGGTGAGGGTGCGCCCCGGCCGCGAGAGCTTGAGGTGCACCTCGGTGATGCCGGGGTGCTCCCCCAGCACCTCCTTGAGCCGCTCGGCCAACCCCTGCGTCGCCCGCGCGTACGGCAGGTGCAGCAGCACCGGGCCGCGTGGGCCGTCCGTCAGCTCGGGCAGCGTCAGCTCCATCGCGTTGAGCGCGACAGACTCGTCACGACGGTTGACGCGCCCCTTGACGGCGCACACGACGTCCTGGCTCAGCATCGTCGAAACCGTCGCGTACGTCGAGGGGAAGAACAGGCACTCGATCGCGCCGTCCATGTCCTCGACGGTCGCGATGGCCCACAGATCGCCCTTCTTCGTGCGCTTGATCTGCAGGCCCGTGATGAGCCCGGCGATCGTCACCGTCGCGCCGTCTGGCAGCGCGTCCTCGGCGAGCAGGCGCGCGACCGATGTGTCGGAGAACTGCGCGAGCGCCGCCTCGATGCCGAACAGCGGGTGGTCGGAGACGTACAGGCCGAGCATCTCGCGCTCGAACGCGAGCTTCGTCTGCTTGTCCCACTCGATCGGCGGAATCTGCGGTAGCGCGGCGAACTCGATGCCCGGCGCGTCGTCACCGAAACCGGCGAACAGCGAATCCTGCCCGTGCTCCTCCTTGCGCTTCTCGTCGATGAGCGCATCGACGTACGACTCATGGATCTGCACGAGCCCCTGACGCTGGTGGCCGAGGTCGTCGAACGCGCCCGCCTTGACGAGTGACTCGACCGTGCGCTTGTTGAGCACCGTCGCGGGGCACTTGCGCAGGAAGTCCTCGAACGAGGTGAAGCGGCCCTTCTCCTCACGTGCCGCGATGATCGCCGCGACGACGTTGGAACCGACGTTGCGGATCGCCTCGAGCCCGAAACGGATGTCCTCGCCGACGGCCGCGAAGTTGCCGATCGACTCGTTGACGTCAGGCGGCAGCACCTTGATGCCCATGTGGCGGCACTCGTTGAGGTACAGCGCCGACTTGTCCTTGTCGTCACGCACCGAGGTGAGCAGCGCCGCCATGTACTCGGCCGGGTAGTTCGCCTTGAGATAGCCCGTCCAGTACGACACGAGCCCGTACGCCGCGGTGTGCGCCTTGTTGAACGCGTAGTCGGAGAACGGCAACAGGATGCTCCACAGCGTCTGCACCGACTCCTTCGAGAAGCCGTTGTCGAGCATGCCCTTCTCGAAGTTGACGTACTCGGCGTCGAGCACCTCCTTCTTCTTCTTGCCCATCGCGCGCCGCAGCAGGTCGGCGTTGCCGAGGGTGTACCCGGCGAGCTTCTGCGCGATCTCCATGACCTGCTCCTGATAGATGATCAGGCCGTACGTCATGTTGAGGATCGGCTCGAGCGCCTCGGTCAGCTCGGGGTGGATGTAGTCGATCTGCTGCTTGCCGTTCTTGCGCAGCGCGAAGTTGGTGTGCGCGTTGGCGCCCATCGGGCCGGGACGGTACAGCGCGAGAGCGGCGGAGATGTCCTCGAAGTTGTCGGGCTGCATGAGACGCAGTAGCTGGCGCATGCCGCCGCCGTCGAGCTGGAACACGCCGAGCGTGTCACCTCGCGCGAGCAGGTCGTACGTCTTAGCGTCCGTCATGTCCTTGCTCAGCGCGTCGAGGTCGATGTCCTCGTCACGGTTGGCCTTGATGTTCTTGAGCGCGTCGTCGAGGATCGTCAGGTTGCGCAGGCCGAGGAAGTCCATCTTGACGAGGCCGAGCGTCTCGCAGCTCGGGTAGTCGAACTGCGTGATGACGGCGCCGTCCTGCAGGCGACGCATGATCGGGATGACGTCGATGAGCGGTTCGCTCGACATGATGACGCCGGCCGCGTGCACGCCCCACTGACGTTTCAGCCCCTCGAGGCCGACGCCCGCGTCGAAGATGTTCTTGAACGTCGGGTCGGAGGCGATGAGCTCACGGAACTCGCCGCCCTCGGCGTAGCGCGGGTGGCTCTCGTCGTACATCTTCGCCAGCGGAACGCCCTTGCCCATGACGTCGGCCGGCATCGCCTTCGTCATCTGCTCGCCGATGGCGAACGGGAAGTCCATGACGCGCGAGGCGTCCTTGACGGCCTGCTTCGCCTTGATCGTGCCGTACGTGACGATGTACGACACGCGATCCTCGCCGTACTTGTCGACGACGTACCGGATGACCTCCGAGCGCCGACGCTCGTCGAAGTCGACGTCGAAGTCGGGCATCGACTGACGTTCGGGGTTGAGGAAGCGCTCGAAGATCAGACCATGCGGGACGGGGTCGAGGTCGGTGATGCCCATCGCGTACGCGCACATCGAACCGGCACCCGAACCACGCCCCGGCCCGACGCGGATGCCGTTGCGCTTCGCCCAGTTGATGAAGTCGGCGACGACGAGGAAGTAGCCCGGGTAGCCCTTGCCGATGATGACGTCCTGCTCGTACTTCGCCTGCTTCACGGCGTAGTCCGGCACACCCTCGGGGAAGCGACGGCGCAGCCCCGTCTCGACCTCCTTGATGAACCAGGACGTCTCGTCCTCACCCTCGGGGCAGGGGAAGCGCGGCATGTAGCGCCCTTCGCCCTCGGTGAAGGACACCTCGCACTGCTCGGCGATGAGCAGGCTGTTGTCGCACGCGTCCGGGTGGTCGCGGAAGAGGTGGCGCATCTCGTCGGCCGACTTGAGGTAGAACTCGTGGCTGCCGAACTTGAAGCGGTTGGGGTCGGTCAGGCGCGAACCCGAGTTGATGCACAGCAGCGCATCGTGGTGGACCGCGTCCTCCTTGTTCGTGTAATGCAGGTCGTTCGTCGCGAGCAGCGGCAGGTTGAGGTCCTTCGCCAGCTTGAGCAGGTCACTGCGCACGCGCCGCTCGATGTCGACGTCGAGGTCGTGCTCCATCAGCTCGCAGTAGAAGTTGCCGTCACCGAAGATGTCGCGGAACTCCGCCGCGGCCTCGCGCGCCTTGTCGTACTGCCCCAGACGAAGGCGCGTCTGGATCTCCCCCGATGGGCACCCCGTCGTGCCGATGATGCCCGTGCCGTACGCGTTGAGCAGCTCTCGGTCGAGTCGCGGATACTTCGAGTACACCTGGTCGAGCGAGGCCTGCGAGCCCATGCGGAAGAGGTTGTGCATGCCCTCGTTGTTCTTCGCGAGCAGCGTCATGTGCGTGTAGAGACCCCGGTTGGAGACGTCGTCGGCCTCCTGGCCGCGCTCGCCCCACGTCGTGCGCGTCTTGTCGGTGCGGTGCGTGCCCGGCGTCATGTACGCCTCGAGGCCGATGATCGGCTTCACGTCATACTTGCGCGACTTCGACCAGAACTCGTAGGCACCGAACAGGTACCCGTGGTCGGTGGTCGCGATCGCGGGCATGCCGAACTCCTGCGCACGCGCGAACATGTCATCGATACGGGCTGCACCGTCGAGCATCGAGTACTCGGTGTGGTTGTGCAGATGGACGAAGCTCTTCGACTGACTGGACATCGCCCAGAAGTCTACGACCGGCCACCGACAACCCCGCCGGATGCGCGACGCCCGGCTCCCGGGGCGAGCGGGGAGCCGGGCGGAACGTCGCGGAATTCCGCGTCAGGCGCTGATGCGATCGAGCGCGCGCTGCAGGTCGGCCGGGTACGGCGAGGTGAACGTCACACGTTCGCCGCTACCGGGGTGGTCGAATCCGAGCTCGACGGCGTGCAGCCACTGACGCTCCAGCCCGAGCTTCTTCGCGAGCGTCGGGTCGGAGCCGTACAGCGGGTCGCCGACGCACGGATGATGCATCGCTGAGACGTGGACACGGATCTGGTGGGTGCGCCCCGTCTCGAGATGGATCTCGAGCAGCGACGCCGACCGGAACGCCTCGAGCAGTTCGTAGTGCGTTACCGACGCGCGGCCGGAATCCATGACGGCGAACTTGTAGTCGTGGTTGGGATGGCGCCCGATCGGCGCGTCGATCGTGCCCTCGATCGGGTCGGGCAGGCCCTGCACGAGCGCGTGATACGTCTTGTCGACCGTGCGGTCACGGAATGCCTGCTTGAGCAGGGTGTACGCACGCTCGCTCTTGGCGACGACCATGAGACCGCTCGTGCCGACGTCGAGGCGCTGCACGATGCCCTGACGCTCCGGTGCGCCCGAGGTGGAGATGCGGTACCCCGCAGCGGCGAGGCCGCCGACGACATCCGGGCCGTCCCAGCCGACGCTCGGGTGCGCGGCGACGCCGGCCGGCTTGTCGACGACGACGATCTCGGTGTCGTCGTGCACGATGTTCATGCCGGGCACGGGTTCGACGCGGGGCGTCGCCTCACGCGGCCCGGTACGCTCCGGCATCGCGACCTCGAGCCACGCGCCGGCGCTCACGCGCTCGGACTTCGCGACCCGCTTGCCGTCGACGCTGACAGCGCCCTCGGCCGCGAGTTCGGCGGCGCGGGTGCGGGAGAAACCCAGCAGGCGGGCGATGGCCGCGTCGACGCGCTCCCCCTCGAGCCCTTCGGGGACAAACAACGACTTGACCTCGCTCATCGCTGAGCCTCCTCGGTGGTGGGCGACGTGCCATCATCTGCGCCGTCGTGGGCGCCCTCGCGCGTTCCGTCGAGACCGATGCCGCGGAAGGTCAGCAACACGACGAGGGCCGCGGCGACGCAGATCGCCGAATCGGCCAGGTTGAAGATCGGCCAGTGCGGCAGCTCGAAAAAGTCCACGACGTGGCCACGCCCCCCACCCGGCTCACGAAAGAACCTGTCGATCAGATTGCCAACGGCTCCTCCGATGATCAGCCCGAAGGCGAGGGCCCACGGGAGGCTACGCAGCTTGCGCGCGGTCACGGCGAGCACGACGACCACGACCACCGCGATCGCGGTGATGAAGAGCGTCGAATTCGTGCCGAGGCTGAACGCGGCGCCGGGGTTGTACGTCAACCGCAGCCGCAGGAACGAGCCGAGCAGATCACGCGGGCGGCCGTCACTCAGGGCGTCCTGCGCCCATTGCTTGCTGGCCTGGTCGGCCGCGATGACGCCGAGCGCCGCCACGGCGACGAGCGCGAGAGGGCGCCCCGAGACGCGGGACGGGGGGACGGTGGGTGTGGCGCCCGAGTTCAGCGGCGCTCCTGCTTCTTCTTGCATGTCATGCATAGGGTCGCACGAGGGAAGGCCTGGAGTCGAAGTTTGCCGATCGGGCCGCCGCACGATTCGCATACGCCGTACGTGCCGTCGTCCATCCGCCCGAGGGCGCGTTCGCTCTGACGCAGCACCTCCGCGGACTTGCGGGCCAACGAGATCTCGTGCTCGCGCTCGAAGTTCGCGTTGCCGACGTCGGCCTGGTCGTCGCCCGCCCCGTCGCCCGGGTTGCGCAGCAGCCCCTCGAAGTCCGTGGCGAGTTCGTCGAGCTCGGCGCGCACGCGGGCCACGTCGGCCTCGAGCTCGGCCCGCACCTCGGCGAGTTCGGCGTCGCCCCACGGCTCCTCGGCGCCGCCGACGGCCAGGTCGCTCGCGGCGGTCTTCTGTGTCGCCATGGTGGTCACTCCAGTCTCCCAGCGGCGCCCGCTCGGCGCGCACGATGATGCGGATATTACGCAGAGGATAGGCCACATCAGGCGGGTCGAGGCGAACAACAGATGAAGTTTTACGTACCCGCTAGTAGGACCAGCAAAGGGACGCACGAAGCGGGCTCGTGGACGACAGATCGTGCACGAGCCCGCTTGGTGACGGCCATGAGGCCGCGGTCATCACGCTTTGGTGTCGGGCGTCTGCTGCTTCTCGTCGAGCTTGCGCAGCTGCTCGCTCAGGTAACCCTTGAGGTTCGAGCGGTAGTCGGTCTCGAAGCCCTTGAGCCGCTCGATCTCGGCTTGCAGCGCCGTGCGTCGCGTCTCGAGGTCGGACAGGATGCTCGTGCGACGCTGCTCGGCCTCGGTCACGAGCGCGGCCGACTTCTCGGTACCCGTGCGCACGAGCTTGTCGTGCTGGCTCTGCCCGCTCGAGACGAGTTCGTCGTGCTTGGCCTGAGCCTTCTTGACGAGGTCGTCGTGCTCGCTCTGGCCGCGCTTGACGAGGTCGTCGTAGGTCGACTGGCCTGTCGTCAGCAGTTCGTCGTGGCGCTGCTTGGCGCTCGACAGCAACTTCTCGCTCTTCGCGTTCGCCTCCGTGACCACCTTGTCGCGGTGCGCGGTGGCTTCGCCGACGAGACGATCACGCTCGGTCTCGCCGTCACGCACGTGCTGGTCGTGCAGACGCTGTGCGAGGGCGATGACGCCCGCCGCGTCGGTGCCGGCGTTGGTCTCGTTCGTGGCCGGCTGCGTCGACGTCGCCGAGGCGGCCTCGCGGGCCTGCTTCAGCTCGTTCTCCAGCTGCGTGATGCGCG
This region of Dermacoccus nishinomiyaensis genomic DNA includes:
- the glnA gene encoding type I glutamate--ammonia ligase, with the protein product MFKTAEEVVKFIEDADVKFVDIRFCDLPGVMQHFNIPAESFDAEAIETGQMFDGSSIRGFQAIHESDMKLIPDLQTAYLDPFREYKTLIINFSIVDPFTGEQYSRDPRNIAAKAEAYLKSTGIADTAFFGAEAEFYVFDDVRFETKQNAGYYYIDSIEAAWNTGRVEEGGNLGYKTRYKGGYFPVPPVDHFADLRDEMVLKLHEVGLEVERSHHEVGTAGQMEINYKFNTLLQSGDDVMKFKYVIKNVAFQNGRSATFMPKPLFGDNGSGMHTHQSLWKDGEPLFYDERGYGGLSDIARWYIGGLLKHAPSLLAFTNPTVNSYHRLVPGYEAPVNLVYSARNRSACVRIPITGTSPKAKRVEFRVPDPSANPYLCFAAQLMAGLDGIKNRIEPPEPVDKDLYELPPEEHEAIQQVPGSLGDVLDALEADHEYLLEGDVFTEDLIETWIEYKRLNEIDPIRFRPHPHEFEMYYDI
- a CDS encoding SRPBCC family protein, translating into MADNLESEIFIAAPPEQVWPLVSDLRRMPQWSPQCRKVIARGPIRRGTFMLNVNRDGNLWWPTRAKVTDFHDLQRVAFRVLDNGTTWSFTLTPQDGGTVLTQRRDVPPSGTSKVSALLVDKVLGGEDHFEANLVAGMNTTHPRIRAAVEARSAQE
- a CDS encoding S9 family peptidase, which gives rise to MTDTTATQPMPPIARRVPTQRTHHGDVFVDDYEWLRDKSNPDVIAHLNAENAYTDAVLAAQEPLRERLFDEIKSRTKETDLSIPVRDKDWWYYTRTLEGKQYGISCRAPYRDGEARPTPRPGEALAGEQVLLDGNVEAEGKEFYSVGALALTPDQNRLAALMDFAGDERYAVTVRDIATGETIEESVTDVGYGLVWSAAGDAYFYTRVDESWRPHQVWRHVVGTDPSEDVLLYQEDDAAFWLGIGGTHDDRWLILSMGSKNTSEFHLMDLHDEAAGWRVVQPRTEGLDYDIEIDGDRLYIVHNRDRVDFDVAVAPLADPGVDNWQPLLVGAEGERILGVSAYRDFMLVGLRAGGLPTVRLLPKEGDGFGAARELPFAGELTVVGVGANPTYEATTLMVATESFIEPRAIYDWDTTTDEVTLLKRREVLGGHDPADYQQHRLWVTAPDGAQVPVSLVAHRDVTPDGTNPVLLYGYGSYESSIDPYFSVLRLSLLQRGVVFAIAHVRGGGEMGRSWYLDGRLEHKKNTFTDFVAAGRHLVETGWAAPDRLAAEGGSAGGLLIGAAINEAPELFCAVHAQVPFVDALTTTLDPSLPLTQGEWEEWGNPLADPDVYAYMKSYTPYENVRDVDYPSVLATTSLNDTRVFYVEPAKWVQMLRRTVTSDQNERPILLKTEMVAGHGGVSGRYEAWKEAAFETAWILDRLDASEIVHPASANV
- the dnaE gene encoding DNA polymerase III subunit alpha; this encodes MSSQSKSFVHLHNHTEYSMLDGAARIDDMFARAQEFGMPAIATTDHGYLFGAYEFWSKSRKYDVKPIIGLEAYMTPGTHRTDKTRTTWGERGQEADDVSNRGLYTHMTLLAKNNEGMHNLFRMGSQASLDQVYSKYPRLDRELLNAYGTGIIGTTGCPSGEIQTRLRLGQYDKAREAAAEFRDIFGDGNFYCELMEHDLDVDIERRVRSDLLKLAKDLNLPLLATNDLHYTNKEDAVHHDALLCINSGSRLTDPNRFKFGSHEFYLKSADEMRHLFRDHPDACDNSLLIAEQCEVSFTEGEGRYMPRFPCPEGEDETSWFIKEVETGLRRRFPEGVPDYAVKQAKYEQDVIIGKGYPGYFLVVADFINWAKRNGIRVGPGRGSGAGSMCAYAMGITDLDPVPHGLIFERFLNPERQSMPDFDVDFDERRRSEVIRYVVDKYGEDRVSYIVTYGTIKAKQAVKDASRVMDFPFAIGEQMTKAMPADVMGKGVPLAKMYDESHPRYAEGGEFRELIASDPTFKNIFDAGVGLEGLKRQWGVHAAGVIMSSEPLIDVIPIMRRLQDGAVITQFDYPSCETLGLVKMDFLGLRNLTILDDALKNIKANRDEDIDLDALSKDMTDAKTYDLLARGDTLGVFQLDGGGMRQLLRLMQPDNFEDISAALALYRPGPMGANAHTNFALRKNGKQQIDYIHPELTEALEPILNMTYGLIIYQEQVMEIAQKLAGYTLGNADLLRRAMGKKKKEVLDAEYVNFEKGMLDNGFSKESVQTLWSILLPFSDYAFNKAHTAAYGLVSYWTGYLKANYPAEYMAALLTSVRDDKDKSALYLNECRHMGIKVLPPDVNESIGNFAAVGEDIRFGLEAIRNVGSNVVAAIIAAREEKGRFTSFEDFLRKCPATVLNKRTVESLVKAGAFDDLGHQRQGLVQIHESYVDALIDEKRKEEHGQDSLFAGFGDDAPGIEFAALPQIPPIEWDKQTKLAFEREMLGLYVSDHPLFGIEAALAQFSDTSVARLLAEDALPDGATVTIAGLITGLQIKRTKKGDLWAIATVEDMDGAIECLFFPSTYATVSTMLSQDVVCAVKGRVNRRDESVALNAMELTLPELTDGPRGPVLLHLPYARATQGLAERLKEVLGEHPGITEVHLKLSRPGRTLTVKLDDSLRVNATPALFGDLKALLGPSCLG
- a CDS encoding RluA family pseudouridine synthase, which encodes MSEVKSLFVPEGLEGERVDAAIARLLGFSRTRAAELAAEGAVSVDGKRVAKSERVSAGAWLEVAMPERTGPREATPRVEPVPGMNIVHDDTEIVVVDKPAGVAAHPSVGWDGPDVVGGLAAAGYRISTSGAPERQGIVQRLDVGTSGLMVVAKSERAYTLLKQAFRDRTVDKTYHALVQGLPDPIEGTIDAPIGRHPNHDYKFAVMDSGRASVTHYELLEAFRSASLLEIHLETGRTHQIRVHVSAMHHPCVGDPLYGSDPTLAKKLGLERQWLHAVELGFDHPGSGERVTFTSPYPADLQRALDRISA
- the lspA gene encoding signal peptidase II, whose translation is MNSGATPTVPPSRVSGRPLALVAVAALGVIAADQASKQWAQDALSDGRPRDLLGSFLRLRLTYNPGAAFSLGTNSTLFITAIAVVVVVVLAVTARKLRSLPWALAFGLIIGGAVGNLIDRFFREPGGGRGHVVDFFELPHWPIFNLADSAICVAAALVVLLTFRGIGLDGTREGAHDGADDGTSPTTEEAQR
- a CDS encoding TraR/DksA family transcriptional regulator encodes the protein MATQKTAASDLAVGGAEEPWGDAELAEVRAELEADVARVRAELDELATDFEGLLRNPGDGAGDDQADVGNANFEREHEISLARKSAEVLRQSERALGRMDDGTYGVCESCGGPIGKLRLQAFPRATLCMTCKKKQERR
- a CDS encoding DivIVA domain-containing protein; this encodes MALTPEDVVKKEFSKPKGFGRNGYDEIQVDDFLDEIVVELRRLNAENDSLSDKLDDCRRSHGGDGDATMAGQSKTTAVPALTPVNNAAAPAAGGSSDEDKAEIARLKKELETSRTELDKARAPKANEAADAGQDAASADPTSARRDLQSAREEAKNAQAKLAEADARITQLENELKQAREAASATSTQPATNETNAGTDAAGVIALAQRLHDQHVRDGETERDRLVGEATAHRDKVVTEANAKSEKLLSSAKQRHDELLTTGQSTYDDLVKRGQSEHDDLVKKAQAKHDELVSSGQSQHDKLVRTGTEKSAALVTEAEQRRTSILSDLETRRTALQAEIERLKGFETDYRSNLKGYLSEQLRKLDEKQQTPDTKA